In a single window of the Zea mays cultivar B73 chromosome 5, Zm-B73-REFERENCE-NAM-5.0, whole genome shotgun sequence genome:
- the LOC100191978 gene encoding Probable xyloglucan endotransglucosylase/hydrolase protein 30-like precursor, with product MAAKARVSLTAVLAAAAWACLSVVAASAFDVPTVAFEEGFSPLFGDGNLVRSSDDRSVRLLLDRRSGSGFISSDYYLHGFFSASIKLPKDYTAGVVVAFYLSNGDVYEKTHDELDFEFLGSRWGGQWRVQTNVYGNGSTSRGREERYLLPFDPTVEAHSYSILWAPTHIIFYVDDTPIREVIRHPDMGGDFPAKPMAVYATIWDGSAWATDGGKYKVNYKYAPFASDFSELAVVGSRADPVLRVPRRDGAAHQDLLALMTADYAVVTPRKRAAMRAFRARQMTYTVCYDAVRYADGPFPECDNSDEERESFSAWGESKTVVMRPRARGRRRGRKAGRGRAGVSSS from the exons GGCGGCGAAGGCAAGGGTCTCGCTGACGGCTGTGCTCGCCGCCGCGGCGTGGGCGTGCTTATCTGTCGTGGCCGCCTCCGCATTCGACGTCCCGACCGTGGCCTTCGAGGAGGGGTTCTCGCCGCTGTTCGGCGACGGCAACCTCGTCCGCTCCTCCGACGACAGGAGCGTCCGCCTCCTGCTCGACCGCCGGTCCG GTTCCGGGTTCATTTCTTCGGACTACTACCTCCATGGCTTCTTCAGCGCGTCCATCAAGCTGCCCAAGGACTACACGGCCGGCGTCGTCGTCGCCTTCTAC CTGTCTAACGGGGACGTGTACGAGAAGACGCACGACGAGCTGGATTTCGAGTTCCTGGGAAGCCGGTGGGGCGGGCAGTGGCGCGTGCAGACCAACGTCTACGGCAATGGCAGCACTAGCCGCGGCCGGGAGGAGCGCTACCTCCTCCCCTTCGACCCCACCGTCGAGGCCCACAGCTACTCCATCCTCTGGGCTCCCACCCACATCAT CTTCTACGTCGACGACACGCCGATCCGGGAGGTGATCCGGCACCCGGACATGGGCGGCGACTTCCCGGCGAAGCCGATGGCGGTGTACGCCACCATCTGGGACGGCTCCGCGTGGGCCACGGACGGGGGCAAGTACAAGGTCAACTACAAGTACGCGCCGTTCGCGTCCGACTTCTCGGAGCTGGCCGTCGTCGGCTCCCGCGCCGACCCGGTGCTCCGCGTCCCGCGCCGGGACGGCGCCGCCCACCAGGACCTCCTCGCGCTCATGACGGCCGACTACGCCGTCGTGACGCCGCGGAAGCGCGCGGCCATGCGCGCGTTCAGGGCGCGGCAGATGACGTACACGGTGTGCTACGACGCCGTGCGGTACGCGGACGGGCCGTTCCCCGAGTGCGACAACTCGGACGAGGAGAGGGAGTCCTTCTCGGCCTGGGGCGAGTCCAAGACCGTCGTCATGAGGCCACGCGCCCGGGGCCGCCGCCGGGGACGCAAGGCCGGCAGGGGACGGGCTGGCGTGTCAAGCAGCTGA